In the Streptomyces sp. WMMC940 genome, TCGCTGGCAACCCCTCGCGAGGCGGGCCTGCTCGGCACGGACGTCGGTCTGCCGATGCTGATGCTCTCCCGGCACTCGCTGGACGCCGGCGGCGAGCCCGTGGAGTGGGTCCGATCGGTCTACCGCGGCGACCGCTACAAGTTCGTGGCCAGGCTGCAGCGGCCCGAGGCGGGCTGAACGCCCCGCCCGCACGGGCACCGCTGGAAGCCGCTGCGATCCGCCCCGCGGGCCGGCCGCCCTCGGGGCGGCGGCCTGCGGGACTCGTCGGGTCCTCGCTCCTCGCACCAGTCGTTGCCGTACCGATATGTGAGCCGGGGGTGACGCTGGCGGAACGGTCGCCTAGATTGCCTGCGCGTTACAGGTGATCACGACGGGACGGGAGCCACACCATGGCCGAGCCGGCACCATCGAACACAACCCGGCGGAGAACCACTCCGCGGTCCATCGCAGTCTGGGTCCTCGTCGCACTGGTGGGCGCGTCCGGCTGGAGCGTGCTCGCCCTCTCGCGGGGCGAGGAGGTCTCCGCCGTCTGGATGCTGGCGGCCGCGCTCGGCTCGTACGCCATCGGCTACCGGTTCTACGCGCGCTTCATCCAGTACCGCGTCCTCAAGGCCGACAGGACCCGCGCCACCCCCGCGGAACGGCTCGACAACGGTGTCGACTTCCACCCGACCGACCGGCGGGTGCTCTTCGGCCACCACTTCGCGGCGATCGCCGGAGCCGGACCACTGGTCGGCCCGATCCTCGCCGCCCAGATGGGCTACCTCCCGGGTACGATCTGGATCATCGTCGGCGTGATCTTCGCCGGTGCCGTCCAGGACATGGTCACGCTGTTCTTCTCCACCCGCCGTGACGGCCGTTCGCTCGGCCAGATGGCGCGGGACGAGATCGGGCCCTTCGGCGGCGTCGCGGCCCTGATCGCCGTCTTCGCCATCATGATCATCCTGCTGGCGGTGCTGGCGCTGGTGATCGTCAACGCCCTGGCGCACTCGCCGTGGGGCGTCTTCTCCATCGGCATGACGATCCCGATCGCCCTGTTCATGGGCGTCTACCTGCGGACACTGCGGCCGGGCAGGGTCACCGAGGTCTCGGTCGTCGGCGTCGCGCTGTTGCTGCTCGCGATCATCGCGGGCGGCTGGGTCGCCGACTCCTCCCTGGCGGGCTTCTTCACCCTGGAGCCGGGCACCCTGGTCATCTGGATGGTGATCTACGGATTCCTGGCCTCCGTGCTCCCGGTCTGGCTGCTCCTGGCGCCGCGCGACTACCTCTCCACCTTCATGAAGGTGGGCACCATCGTGCTGCTCGCGCTGGGCGTGGTCGTCGCGCTGCCGACGCTGAAGATGCCGGCCGTCACCGAGTTCGCGGGCAACGGCCAGGGACCGGTGTTCGCCGGCTCGCTGTTCCCGTTCGTCTTCATCACCATCGCGTGCGGCGCCCTCTCCGGCTTCCACTCCCTGGTCTCCTCGGGCACCACCCCGAAGATGATCCAGAAGGAGACGCAGATCCGGATGATCGGCTACGGCGCGATGCTGACCGAGTCGTTCGTGGCAGTGATGGCCATGATCTGCGCCTGCATCCTCGACCCGGGGCTGTTCTTCGCGATCAACTCCCCCGCGGGGGTCATCGGCACCACGGTGGACTCCGCCTCCCAGGCGGTCGCAAACCTCGGCTTCACCGTCACCCCCGAGCAGCTGTCGCAGGCCGCGAAGGACGTGGAGGAGGCGACACTGCTCTCCCGCACCGGTGGCGCGCCGACCTTCGCGCTCGGCATGTCGGAGATCTTCTCCGCGGTCATCGGCGGCGCCGGGCTGAAGGCGTTCTGGTACCACTTCGCGATCATGTTCGAGGCGCTCTTCATCCTCACCACGGTCGACGCGGGCACCCGGGTGGGCCGCTTCATGCTCCAGGACACGCTGGGCAACTTCTACAAGCCGATGAAGCAGGTCAGTTGGAAGCCGGGCGTCTGGTTCGCGAGCGCGGTCGTCGTCGGCGGCTGGGGTTACTTCCTCTGGGTCGGCGTGCACGACCCGCTCGGTGGAATCAACCAGCTCTTCCCGCTCTTCGGCATCGCCAACCAGCTCCTGGCGGCCGTCGCCCTGGCCGTCTGCACCACGCTGCTGGTGAAGTCCGGACGTCTCAAGTGGGCGTGGGTCACGGCCGTCCCGCTCGCCTGGGACGCCACCGTCACCCTCACCGCCAGCTGGCAGAAGATCTTCTCCGGCGACCCGAAGGTGGGCTTCTTCGCCCAGCGCGACAAGTACCAGGCGGGCATCGACTCCGGCGAGGTGCTGGCTCCGGCGAAGTCGATGGACGACATGCACACCATCGTCACCAACTCCACCGTCGACGGGGTGCTCTGCGCACTGTTCGCCCTGCTCATCGTGGTGGTCCTGGCCGACGCCGGCCGGGTCTGCCTCAAGGCGGTCAGCAAGCCGGAGACCGTCCGGCTCGCCGAGGTCCCGTACGTCGAGTCCAAACTGGTCGCGCCCGCCGGGCTGTTCGCCACCAGGGAGGAGAAGGCGGAGCTCGCGGCGGTCGGCGCCGGCGCCCCGGCCCCCGAGTCGGCCGGCGCCGCGGACTCCGAGGCCGCGGGCAGCGGCAAGGCGTGAGTACCGTGGGAGCCATGACTGCGGTGGGCGGAGTACGGCGGGCGGTGAACTGGATCCGCTGGTACGTGCGCGAGGTCTCGGGCGAGTCGGTGTACGACCGTTACGTGGCCCATGCACGGTCGCACGACCCCGACGCGGAGGTCATGTCCCGCCGCGAGTTCGAACGCTGCCGCATGGACGAGCGGGAGGCCGACCCCCGCAAGGGGTTCCGCTGCTGCTGAGCGTCCGCGCCGAAGGCCGCACACGGGCCTCCGCGTTCCCCGCCGGGGAACGCGGAGGCCCGTCGCCTTACCCGCGGGGCACGCTGCCCTGACGGCACCGTGGCGCGGCCCGGCTCCGTACGGACACCCGGACCGGACGGGCGTCCGTGTCCGCCCGTCTCCGTGCCCGGGCCTCGAGCGGTCACGACACAACATGTGGGGGGTTCCGCAACTCACCGCCCCCACATGTATGCTCATGCTCGCTGTCGCCGCAGGGGAATCCGGTGGGAATCCGGAACTGTCCCGCAACGGTGTGACGGTGTGCGCGGGCCTGATCCAGGTCCTCGTACGCCCGTGAGTCCGAGGACCTGCCGACGGTGCGCCCGGACCCTCCGGCCCGGGTGCCCAGACGTCCGGGCCTCGCGGAAAAGGCCGGTGGACGCGGTCCGCCCTGCCCGGGTGTGCGTCCGTGCCCCTGCCCCGCCGGCCCCCAACCGAGCGAGGGAGAGCACCCCGTGACCATCGCGCCGCCCGATCCTGCTTCAGCGCAGCTCGCCGACGGACCAGGCACCGCGCTCCTGCGGACCCTGACCGAGCTCACCGCGGACCTGCCCGACGCCGACCCCGGCCGGGTCGCCGCCGCCGCCCTCCGGGGCCGGCACGCGGGCTCGGACGAGGCCGAACTGCGCGAACTGGCCACGGAGGCGGCCGCCGGCCTGATCTCCGAGGACCCGGCGTACTCCCGGCTCGCGGCCCGGCTGCTCACCCTCACCATCGCGGAGGAGGCCGCCGGGCAGGGAGCGACCGCGTTCTCCGCCTCCATCGCCGTGGGAAGCCGCGAGGGGCTGATCGCGGACCGCACGGCCGCGTTCGTCCAGGCCCACGCCCGGCGCCTCGACTCGCTGGTCGACCCGGCCGCCGACGACCGCTTCGGCTACTTCGGCCTGCGCACCCTCTACAGCCGCTACCTGCTCCGGCACCCCATCACCCGCGAGGTCATCGAGACCCCGCAGTACTTCATGCTGCGCGTCGCCTGCGGTCTCGCCGAGGACGACTCCCTGCGCGCCCTGGACGAAGTGGCCTCCCTCTACGGGCTGATGAGCCGCCTCGACTACCTGCCGTCCTCCCCCACGCTCTTCAACTCCGGCACCCGGCACCCC is a window encoding:
- a CDS encoding carbon starvation CstA family protein; its protein translation is MAEPAPSNTTRRRTTPRSIAVWVLVALVGASGWSVLALSRGEEVSAVWMLAAALGSYAIGYRFYARFIQYRVLKADRTRATPAERLDNGVDFHPTDRRVLFGHHFAAIAGAGPLVGPILAAQMGYLPGTIWIIVGVIFAGAVQDMVTLFFSTRRDGRSLGQMARDEIGPFGGVAALIAVFAIMIILLAVLALVIVNALAHSPWGVFSIGMTIPIALFMGVYLRTLRPGRVTEVSVVGVALLLLAIIAGGWVADSSLAGFFTLEPGTLVIWMVIYGFLASVLPVWLLLAPRDYLSTFMKVGTIVLLALGVVVALPTLKMPAVTEFAGNGQGPVFAGSLFPFVFITIACGALSGFHSLVSSGTTPKMIQKETQIRMIGYGAMLTESFVAVMAMICACILDPGLFFAINSPAGVIGTTVDSASQAVANLGFTVTPEQLSQAAKDVEEATLLSRTGGAPTFALGMSEIFSAVIGGAGLKAFWYHFAIMFEALFILTTVDAGTRVGRFMLQDTLGNFYKPMKQVSWKPGVWFASAVVVGGWGYFLWVGVHDPLGGINQLFPLFGIANQLLAAVALAVCTTLLVKSGRLKWAWVTAVPLAWDATVTLTASWQKIFSGDPKVGFFAQRDKYQAGIDSGEVLAPAKSMDDMHTIVTNSTVDGVLCALFALLIVVVLADAGRVCLKAVSKPETVRLAEVPYVESKLVAPAGLFATREEKAELAAVGAGAPAPESAGAADSEAAGSGKA
- a CDS encoding YbdD/YjiX family protein; this encodes MTAVGGVRRAVNWIRWYVREVSGESVYDRYVAHARSHDPDAEVMSRREFERCRMDEREADPRKGFRCC